One genomic segment of Oreochromis niloticus isolate F11D_XX unplaced genomic scaffold, O_niloticus_UMD_NMBU tig00007896_pilon, whole genome shotgun sequence includes these proteins:
- the LOC109200846 gene encoding vascular cell adhesion protein 1-like: MMFENQQYTLQCSVQNVAPVQSLTVTFYRGNTALGHLQSNSEQKKPVNETFTLNITPSREHDGAQYWCETKLELGPDGPQRPPVVTSEKLPAIVHYGPELKEPPNPDVITITEGDTLHLNCSSVGNPSPSYTWTLPTNSPSYSGSVLTIKSVGFEHEGQYICTVSNTVGTVTKEFNIDVQVNSIPYIIAGMILGALVLVGLSVGCYCKHN, encoded by the exons ATGATGTTTGAGAATCAGCAGTACACCCTGCAGTGTAGCGTACAGAACGTAGCTCCTGTTCAGAGCCTCACTGTGACCttctacagaggaaacacagcactggGTCACCTACAGTCCAACAGTGAACAGAAGAAACCAGTGAATGAGACCTTTACTCTGAACATCACTCCCAGTAGAGAACATGATGGAGCCCAGTACTGGTGCGAAACCAAGCTGGAGCTGGGACCAGATGGACCACAGCGTCCCCCAGTGGTGACATCAGAAAAACTCCCTGCTATAGTTCACT ATGGGCCTGAGCTAAAGGAGCCACCAAATCCAGATGTGATCACAATCACAGAAGGAGACACTCTACACCTGAACTGCTCCTCTGTGGGAAACCCCAGCCCCTCATACACCTGGACACTTCCAACAAATAGTCCTTCCTACAGTGGCAGCGTTCTCACTATTAAATCTGTCGGCTTTGAGCATGAAGGACAGTATATCtgcactgtgagcaacacagtAGGGACTGTCACCAAGGAGTTTAACATTGATGTACAAG TCAACTCCATCCCATATATAATAGCTGGGATGATACTGGGAGCTCTGGTCCTTGTCGGACTGTCAGTGGGATGCTACTGCAAACACAACTGA